A single Streptomyces sp. Edi2 DNA region contains:
- a CDS encoding DsbA family oxidoreductase — MRVEIWSDIACPWCYIGKARFEAGLAAFAHRDAVEVVHRSFELDPKAPAATDIPVLDMLATKYGVSREQAEAMEARVAGAAAGEGLDYRSDRIHGNTFDLHRLLHAAAAHGVQDAVLDAFYRANFAEARTLGDPAVLRETAVGAGLPAAEADRVLADPGAYAQEVRADERAAAELGATGVPFFVIDRRYGISGGQPAEVFRQALERAHADGAALIPAGGEAGVCGDDGCAVPGE, encoded by the coding sequence ATGCGCGTCGAAATCTGGTCCGACATCGCCTGCCCCTGGTGCTACATCGGCAAGGCCCGCTTCGAGGCCGGGCTCGCCGCGTTTGCGCACCGCGACGCCGTCGAGGTGGTGCACCGCTCCTTCGAGCTGGACCCGAAGGCGCCGGCCGCCACCGACATCCCCGTGCTCGACATGCTCGCCACGAAGTACGGGGTGAGCCGTGAGCAGGCCGAGGCGATGGAGGCCCGGGTCGCCGGGGCGGCGGCCGGGGAGGGGCTGGACTACCGCTCCGACCGGATCCACGGCAACACCTTCGACCTGCACCGGCTGCTGCACGCCGCCGCCGCGCACGGGGTGCAGGATGCCGTGCTGGACGCCTTCTACCGCGCCAACTTCGCCGAGGCCAGGACGCTCGGCGACCCCGCCGTGCTGCGCGAGACCGCCGTCGGTGCCGGGCTGCCCGCCGCGGAGGCCGACCGGGTGCTCGCCGACCCCGGGGCGTATGCGCAGGAGGTGCGGGCCGATGAGCGTGCGGCCGCGGAGCTGGGTGCCACCGGTGTGCCGTTCTTCGTCATCGACCGCCGCTACGGCATCTCCGGCGGTCAGCCCGCCGAGGTGTTCCGGCAGGCGCTGGAGCGCGCGCACGCCGACGGTGCGGCGCTGATCCCGGCGGGCGGCGAGGCCGGGGTGTGCGGTGACGACGGCTGCGCGGTGCCGGGGGAGTGA
- a CDS encoding IclR family transcriptional regulator has product MSADGTGGSQVKSAVRTVELLEYFAGRPGMHSLSSVQEAVGYPKSSLYMLLRTLADLGWVETDATGTRYGIGVRALLVGTSYIDGDEVVAAARPTLDRLSDDTTETIHLARLDGTNVVYLATRQSQHYLRPFTRVGRRLPAHSTSLGKALLATYGDDQVRAMLPPTLPQLTEHTLTDREQLIEELHAVREQGYAVDREENTLGLRCFGVAIPYRTPARDAISCSVPVARLTPAHEQMIKDTLFDARDRLTLATRRL; this is encoded by the coding sequence ATGTCAGCTGACGGGACCGGTGGATCTCAGGTCAAATCCGCGGTGCGGACGGTGGAGTTGCTCGAATACTTCGCAGGTCGCCCCGGTATGCACAGTCTGTCCTCCGTCCAGGAAGCCGTCGGCTACCCGAAATCCAGCCTCTACATGCTGCTGCGCACCCTCGCCGACCTGGGCTGGGTCGAGACCGACGCCACCGGCACCCGCTACGGTATCGGTGTCCGCGCGCTGCTGGTCGGCACGTCGTACATCGACGGCGACGAGGTCGTGGCCGCGGCCCGGCCGACGCTGGACCGGCTCTCCGACGACACCACCGAGACCATCCACCTCGCCCGCCTGGACGGCACCAACGTCGTCTACCTCGCCACCCGTCAGTCGCAGCACTATCTGCGCCCCTTCACCCGGGTCGGCCGGCGGCTGCCCGCGCACTCCACCTCGCTGGGCAAGGCGCTGCTCGCCACGTACGGCGACGACCAGGTGCGGGCGATGCTGCCGCCGACCCTCCCGCAGCTCACCGAGCACACCCTCACCGACCGCGAGCAGCTGATCGAGGAGCTGCACGCGGTGCGCGAACAGGGCTATGCGGTCGACCGCGAGGAGAACACCCTGGGCCTGCGCTGCTTCGGCGTCGCGATCCCGTACCGCACCCCGGCCCGGGACGCGATCAGCTGCTCGGTGCCGGTGGCCCGGCTGACCCCGGCCCATGAGCAGATGATCAAGGACACGCTGTTCGACGCCCGCGACCGGCTGACGCTCGCCACCCGGCGGCTGTGA
- the thpD gene encoding ectoine hydroxylase, whose translation MTTAPERTADLYPTRGTAEVITPRKDPVVWSQPGAAGPFAPSELSDFERDGFFAIGELLTAEEVAVYRAELDRLVLDPAMRADPRSIVEPKSGDVRTVFEVHKISEVFAKLVSDPRVVGRARQILGSDVYVHQSRINVKPGFGATGFYWHSDFETWHAEDGLPNMRTVSVSIALTENYDTNGGLMIMPGSHQHFVGCEGETPKDNYKRSLQMQDAGIPSDEVLTKMADKHSIRLFTGKAGSATWFDCNAMHGSGDNITPYPRSNVFIVFNSVDNEAVEPFAAPVRRPEYIGARDFTPVR comes from the coding sequence ATGACCACCGCACCCGAGCGCACCGCCGACCTGTACCCGACCCGTGGGACCGCTGAGGTCATCACCCCGCGGAAGGACCCGGTGGTGTGGTCGCAGCCCGGAGCGGCCGGCCCGTTCGCGCCGTCCGAGCTGAGCGACTTCGAACGCGACGGCTTTTTCGCCATCGGAGAGCTGCTGACGGCGGAAGAAGTCGCGGTGTACCGCGCCGAACTGGACCGTCTCGTCCTCGACCCGGCGATGCGCGCCGACCCGCGCTCCATCGTCGAGCCGAAGTCGGGCGACGTACGGACCGTGTTCGAGGTGCACAAGATCAGCGAGGTGTTCGCCAAACTGGTCTCCGACCCGCGTGTGGTCGGCCGTGCCCGTCAGATCCTCGGCTCGGACGTCTACGTCCACCAGTCGCGGATCAATGTGAAGCCCGGCTTCGGTGCCACCGGCTTCTACTGGCACTCGGACTTCGAGACCTGGCACGCCGAGGACGGTCTGCCGAATATGCGCACCGTGTCGGTCTCGATCGCGCTCACCGAGAACTACGACACCAACGGCGGCTTGATGATCATGCCCGGCTCGCACCAGCACTTCGTGGGCTGTGAGGGCGAGACGCCGAAGGACAACTACAAGCGGTCGCTGCAGATGCAGGACGCGGGCATCCCGTCGGACGAGGTGCTGACGAAGATGGCGGACAAGCACAGCATCCGCCTCTTCACCGGCAAGGCCGGCTCGGCGACCTGGTTCGACTGCAATGCCATGCACGGCTCGGGTGACAACATCACGCCGTACCCGCGCAGCAATGTCTTCATCGTCTTCAACAGCGTGGACAACGAAGCGGTGGAGCCGTTCGCGGCGCCGGTCCGGCGCCCCGAGTACATCGGAGCCCGGGACTTCACGCCGGTGAGGTAG
- the ectB gene encoding diaminobutyrate--2-oxoglutarate transaminase translates to MTITQPDLSVFETVESEVRSYCRSWPTVFDRAQGSRMTDEDGHTYLDFFAGAGSLNYGHNNPVLKRALIDYIERDGVTHGLDMSTTAKRAFLESFQNIVLRPRDLPYKVMFPGPTGANSVEAALKLARKVKGRESIVSFTNAFHGMSLGALAVTGNSMKRAGAGIPLVHGTPMPFDNYLDGTYPDFLWFERLLEDQGSGLNTPAAVIVETVQGEGGINVARPEWLRALSDLCERWDMLLIVDDIQMGCGRTGAFFSFEEAGIVPDIVTVSKSISGYGLPLALTLFKPELDIWEPGEHNGTFRGNNPAFVTAAATLDTYWADGQMEKQTLARGEIVEAHLKAIAEEHPDAIAEYRGRGLVWGMEFNDKPVADKIAKRAFELGLLIETSGPESEVVKLLPALTTTPEELDEGLRILARAVRDCV, encoded by the coding sequence GTGACCATCACCCAGCCCGATCTGAGCGTCTTCGAGACCGTGGAGTCGGAGGTCCGCAGCTACTGCCGTAGCTGGCCCACCGTCTTCGACCGCGCGCAGGGCAGCCGCATGACCGACGAGGACGGCCACACCTACCTCGACTTCTTCGCCGGGGCCGGCTCGCTCAACTACGGCCACAACAACCCGGTCCTCAAACGCGCTCTGATCGACTACATCGAGCGGGACGGCGTCACCCACGGCCTGGACATGTCCACCACGGCCAAGCGGGCGTTCCTGGAGTCGTTCCAGAACATCGTCCTGCGGCCCCGCGACCTGCCCTACAAGGTCATGTTCCCGGGCCCGACGGGTGCCAACTCCGTCGAGGCCGCGCTCAAACTGGCCCGTAAGGTCAAGGGCCGCGAGTCGATCGTGTCCTTCACCAACGCCTTCCACGGCATGTCGCTGGGCGCGCTCGCCGTCACCGGTAACTCCATGAAGCGGGCCGGTGCCGGTATCCCGCTGGTGCACGGCACCCCGATGCCGTTCGACAACTACCTCGACGGCACGTACCCGGACTTCCTGTGGTTCGAGCGGCTGCTGGAGGACCAGGGCTCCGGCCTGAACACCCCCGCCGCCGTGATCGTCGAGACAGTCCAGGGCGAGGGCGGCATCAACGTCGCCCGTCCCGAGTGGCTGCGCGCCCTCTCCGACCTGTGCGAGCGCTGGGACATGCTGCTCATCGTCGACGACATCCAGATGGGCTGCGGCCGTACGGGTGCCTTCTTCTCCTTCGAGGAGGCGGGCATCGTGCCGGACATCGTCACCGTCTCGAAGTCCATCAGCGGCTACGGCCTGCCGCTCGCGCTCACCCTGTTCAAGCCTGAGCTGGACATCTGGGAGCCGGGCGAGCACAACGGCACCTTCCGCGGCAACAACCCGGCGTTCGTCACCGCCGCCGCGACGCTGGACACCTACTGGGCCGACGGCCAGATGGAGAAGCAGACTCTCGCCCGCGGTGAGATCGTCGAAGCACACCTCAAGGCCATCGCCGAGGAGCACCCGGACGCCATCGCCGAGTACCGCGGCCGCGGTCTGGTGTGGGGCATGGAGTTCAACGACAAGCCCGTCGCCGACAAGATCGCCAAGCGTGCCTTCGAGCTGGGTCTGCTGATCGAGACCTCCGGCCCGGAGAGCGAGGTCGTCAAGCTGCTGCCCGCACTGACGACCACCCCCGAGGAGCTGGACGAGGGCCTTCGGATCCTCGCCCGCGCGGTCCGCGACTGCGTCTGA
- a CDS encoding class I SAM-dependent methyltransferase, producing MTSPQGFLGFWETTGSAKTFTHPLDPALLDAYVPRSAQLLDYGCGYGRLTAELAGLGYGAVRGVDVSAALITRGRREHPELELMRCAGFPLPFEDGSFDAALLFAVLTCVPGDADQTAIAGELGRLVRPGGVVYLSDVPLQGDALNRERYARFAERYGTYGVFETPDGGVFRHHPPERLRGLLREAGFSVRKERVGVVGTLDGRTAERLQIIAVKEPDGAGPGTEPLPGPGPASG from the coding sequence ATGACCTCGCCACAGGGATTTCTCGGGTTCTGGGAGACGACCGGGTCCGCCAAGACCTTCACCCATCCGCTCGATCCTGCGCTGCTGGACGCCTATGTGCCGCGGAGCGCGCAGCTGCTGGACTACGGCTGCGGGTACGGGCGGCTGACCGCCGAGCTGGCCGGGCTCGGGTACGGGGCGGTCCGGGGGGTGGATGTCTCGGCGGCACTGATCACACGGGGGCGGCGGGAGCATCCGGAGCTGGAGCTCATGCGGTGCGCCGGGTTCCCCTTGCCGTTCGAGGACGGCAGCTTCGACGCGGCGCTGCTGTTCGCGGTGCTCACCTGCGTTCCCGGGGACGCGGACCAGACGGCGATCGCCGGGGAGCTGGGGCGCCTGGTGCGGCCCGGTGGGGTGGTGTACCTGAGTGATGTGCCGCTGCAGGGCGATGCGCTCAACCGGGAGCGCTATGCGCGGTTCGCGGAGCGCTACGGGACGTACGGGGTCTTCGAGACGCCCGATGGCGGGGTGTTCCGGCACCATCCGCCGGAGCGGCTGCGCGGGCTGCTGCGGGAGGCCGGCTTCTCGGTGCGGAAAGAGCGGGTCGGTGTGGTGGGCACGCTGGACGGGCGGACAGCGGAGCGGCTGCAGATCATTGCCGTGAAGGAGCCGGACGGGGCGGGGCCGGGGACGGAGCCGTTGCCGGGGCCGGGGCCGGCGTCAGGGTGA
- the ectA gene encoding diaminobutyrate acetyltransferase encodes MTAAQADHAGARSDIRELPEGFKLDTPRVEDGAAIWRIARDSKALDLNSSYSYLLWCRDFAATSVVARDTEGEPAAFVTGYIRPERPETLVVWQVAVDDAHRGQGLAAALLDGLGARARDQLGMRFVETTITPDNAASNRLFASFAERHSVPIKREVLFDAGLFPEQGHEPEVLHLIGPFEPPARPEH; translated from the coding sequence ATGACCGCCGCACAAGCAGACCATGCAGGTGCCCGAAGCGATATCAGAGAATTGCCGGAGGGCTTCAAGCTCGACACCCCACGCGTGGAGGACGGAGCCGCGATCTGGCGTATCGCCCGCGACTCGAAGGCGCTGGACCTCAACTCCTCGTACAGCTACCTCCTGTGGTGTCGCGACTTCGCCGCCACCTCCGTCGTCGCCCGCGACACAGAGGGCGAGCCGGCCGCTTTCGTCACCGGATACATCCGCCCCGAGCGCCCGGAAACCCTCGTCGTCTGGCAGGTAGCCGTCGACGACGCACACCGTGGCCAGGGGCTGGCGGCCGCACTCCTGGACGGGCTCGGCGCCCGTGCCAGGGACCAGCTGGGCATGCGCTTCGTCGAGACCACCATCACCCCCGACAACGCCGCATCCAACCGGTTGTTCGCGTCCTTCGCCGAGCGGCACTCAGTGCCGATCAAGCGCGAGGTGCTCTTCGACGCGGGGCTTTTCCCCGAGCAGGGCCACGAGCCGGAGGTGCTGCACCTCATCGGCCCGTTCGAGCCACCGGCCCGCCCGGAGCACTGA
- a CDS encoding aminotransferase class V-fold PLP-dependent enzyme, with product MQRRASLGGAEFQTRTTYLNSASSGLLPARSAAALRAAVEESVSHGTMGRDYFAAAHASRAAFARLLEVPAERVALGSSVAVQSAFVAASLPAGAEVLAPEGDFSSLVNPFAAHPGIKLRTVPLEALADAVRPGTALVAFSAVQSLDGRIADMAAVREAARAHGARSYLDVTQAAGWLPLRAADFDFVVAGAFKWLLCPRGTTFMAFGGDIGRGGEWPAALHAGWVAGEDIGASNYGPLRPAADARRFDEPHAYLSYVGAEQSLGLLGELGVAAVHAHNTALADHYRAGLAERGLTPCPAPGSAIVSTPGIADAEQRLAEADVRISVRGGLLRAAFHLYNSTDDVDRLLALLG from the coding sequence ATGCAGCGACGTGCGTCACTCGGCGGGGCCGAGTTCCAGACCCGGACGACCTATCTGAACTCCGCCTCCAGCGGGCTCCTCCCGGCGCGCAGTGCCGCCGCCCTGCGCGCTGCCGTCGAGGAATCCGTCTCCCACGGCACCATGGGCCGCGACTACTTCGCCGCCGCCCATGCCTCCCGTGCCGCCTTCGCCCGGCTGCTGGAGGTGCCCGCCGAGCGGGTCGCCCTCGGCAGCTCGGTCGCGGTGCAGTCCGCCTTCGTCGCCGCCTCGCTCCCGGCCGGCGCGGAAGTGCTCGCTCCCGAGGGCGACTTCAGCTCCCTGGTCAATCCGTTCGCCGCCCACCCGGGGATCAAGCTGCGCACCGTGCCGCTGGAGGCGCTTGCCGATGCGGTGCGCCCCGGCACCGCGCTGGTCGCCTTCAGCGCCGTGCAGTCGCTGGACGGGCGGATCGCCGACATGGCGGCGGTCCGCGAGGCGGCGCGGGCCCACGGGGCGCGCTCCTACCTGGACGTCACCCAGGCCGCCGGCTGGCTGCCGCTGCGCGCCGCCGACTTCGACTTCGTCGTCGCCGGGGCCTTCAAGTGGCTGCTGTGCCCGCGGGGGACGACCTTCATGGCGTTCGGAGGGGATATCGGGCGGGGCGGGGAGTGGCCCGCCGCCCTCCACGCCGGCTGGGTCGCCGGCGAGGACATCGGCGCATCCAACTACGGCCCCCTCCGTCCGGCGGCCGACGCCCGGCGCTTCGACGAACCGCACGCCTACCTCTCCTATGTGGGCGCCGAGCAGTCCCTCGGCCTCCTCGGCGAGCTGGGCGTGGCGGCCGTCCACGCCCACAACACCGCGCTCGCCGACCACTATCGCGCGGGGCTGGCCGAACGCGGTCTGACGCCCTGCCCCGCGCCCGGCTCGGCGATCGTCTCCACCCCCGGGATCGCGGACGCGGAGCAGCGGCTGGCCGAGGCGGATGTGCGGATCTCGGTGCGCGGCGGCCTGCTGCGCGCGGCCTTCCACCTCTACAACTCGACGGACGACGTGGACCGGTTGCTGGCCCTGCTGGGGTAG
- a CDS encoding aldehyde dehydrogenase (NADP(+)), translating to MAAAAPVWSVDPRTGKQREQVAVEATADEVDTVVRAAHAARDALADRAVRAALLRRAADLLDDAGEAVIEAADAETALGPGRLTGELGRTTYQLRAFADLVQEGAFLDVRIDHADAGLTPPRPDLRRYKIPLGPVAVYSASNFPLAFSVPGGDTASALAAGCPVVVKAHPDHPATSELCAALLRRAAAEAGLPEGVLSLVHGFQAGIDLVRHPLITAAGFTGSVRGGRALYDAAAARPHPIPFHGELGSLNPVVITEAAAAERAEQIGAGLAGAMTLGVGQFCVKPGLVLAPDGESGERLLSALTDAVSDTEAGVLLDHRMRQAFLDGVRTRAELPGVEAPVTPGAGGEHTVSAGFLSVPAAHLAAEGPHDLLLEECFGPVTVVARYRDEAEIGAVLARLPGNLSATLQIGDAESAGSDDGGRGARLLAEVTRLAGRVVVNGWPTGVAVAPAQHHGGPYPATTSTSTSVGGTAVERWLRPVAYQNTPPALLPPELRDDNPLGLPRRVDDRAEGA from the coding sequence GTGGCAGCAGCAGCACCAGTCTGGAGTGTCGACCCCCGAACCGGGAAGCAGCGGGAACAGGTTGCGGTGGAGGCCACGGCCGACGAGGTGGATACCGTGGTCCGCGCCGCCCACGCGGCCCGGGACGCGCTCGCCGACCGCGCCGTACGCGCCGCGCTGTTGCGCCGCGCCGCCGATCTGCTCGACGACGCGGGCGAGGCGGTCATCGAGGCCGCCGACGCCGAGACCGCGCTCGGCCCCGGCCGGCTCACCGGCGAACTCGGCCGCACCACCTACCAGTTGCGCGCCTTCGCGGACCTCGTGCAGGAGGGCGCGTTCCTCGACGTACGGATCGACCACGCCGACGCCGGCCTCACCCCGCCCCGGCCCGACCTGCGCCGTTACAAGATCCCGCTGGGCCCCGTCGCGGTCTACTCCGCCAGCAACTTCCCGCTCGCCTTCTCGGTACCGGGCGGCGACACCGCCAGCGCCCTCGCGGCCGGCTGCCCCGTCGTCGTCAAGGCACACCCGGACCACCCGGCCACTTCCGAGCTGTGCGCCGCGCTGCTGCGCCGCGCCGCGGCCGAGGCCGGCCTGCCGGAGGGCGTGCTGAGCCTGGTGCACGGCTTCCAGGCCGGTATCGACCTGGTGCGCCATCCGCTGATCACCGCGGCCGGGTTCACCGGCTCGGTGCGCGGCGGCCGTGCCCTGTACGACGCGGCCGCGGCCCGCCCGCACCCCATCCCCTTCCACGGCGAGCTGGGCAGCCTCAACCCCGTCGTGATCACCGAGGCCGCGGCCGCGGAGCGCGCCGAGCAGATCGGCGCCGGGCTGGCCGGTGCGATGACGCTCGGCGTGGGCCAGTTCTGCGTCAAGCCGGGCCTGGTCCTGGCGCCCGACGGCGAGAGCGGCGAGCGGCTGCTGTCGGCGCTGACCGACGCGGTCAGCGACACCGAGGCCGGGGTGCTGCTCGACCACCGGATGCGGCAGGCGTTCCTCGACGGGGTCCGCACCCGTGCCGAGCTCCCCGGCGTCGAGGCGCCGGTGACCCCGGGCGCGGGCGGCGAGCACACCGTCAGCGCCGGTTTCCTCTCCGTGCCGGCCGCCCACCTCGCCGCCGAAGGGCCGCACGACCTCCTCCTGGAGGAGTGCTTCGGCCCGGTCACCGTCGTCGCCCGCTACCGTGACGAGGCCGAGATCGGCGCCGTCCTCGCCCGGCTGCCCGGCAACCTCTCCGCGACCCTGCAGATCGGCGACGCGGAGAGCGCCGGCAGCGACGACGGGGGCCGCGGCGCCCGGCTGCTCGCCGAGGTCACCCGGCTCGCCGGCCGGGTGGTCGTCAACGGCTGGCCGACCGGGGTCGCCGTTGCCCCCGCCCAGCACCACGGCGGCCCCTACCCGGCGACGACCTCCACCTCGACCTCCGTCGGCGGCACCGCCGTCGAGCGCTGGCTGCGCCCGGTCGCCTACCAGAACACCCCGCCCGCGCTGCTGCCGCCCGAGCTGCGCGACGACAACCCGCTGGGGCTGCCACGCCGGGTCGACGACCGGGCCGAGGGCGCGTAG
- a CDS encoding IS200/IS605 family accessory protein TnpB-related protein produces MAEPKKPLRAISRPFVADGPSGVSIRDRLRGLTAQDEKVLRLVGGHMGRLATLDLKARCADGLEHSTHTWADRKRELTASSSSRWAGSVTSSTHDQWGLSRRAQHAHLQGLDAGIKTVRHRLSLPVGEKGSKRAPGGYRSKHEWFVKSRRLAVLEKRRSVVAADRERGKVSVVRGGRKLANTRHNLAAAAVNETRWRERWEAARWFLSADGECGKRFGNETIRITPDGEISIKLPVPLAELANAKHGRYVLAAKAVFPYRGQEWRDRIEANRAVAYRVHLDTASGRWYVDASWTRKALPAVPLDTLRAQGVVGVDTNADHLAAWLLDEHGNPVGEPRRFDYDLSGTADHHDAQLRHALTRLLHWAKTTGVQAIAIEDLDFTDSKTREKHGRKKSFRQLISGIPTGKLRARLLSMCAETGLGVIAVDPAYTSMWGAQHWQKPLTTTHRKTSRHAAAPVAIGRRSLGHPIRRRTAPPRQHQSDARGHRTAQAGPGDRGREGNRPRVPGPRTRSDGAERGRNAVDQNAQDRSGRSAERGFWRQDSLPLSL; encoded by the coding sequence ATGGCTGAGCCGAAGAAGCCGCTGCGGGCGATTTCCCGTCCGTTCGTCGCTGACGGGCCGTCGGGGGTGAGCATCCGTGACCGGCTCAGGGGGCTCACCGCCCAGGACGAGAAGGTGTTGCGTCTGGTCGGCGGCCACATGGGGCGGCTGGCAACGCTTGACCTCAAGGCGCGGTGCGCTGACGGCCTGGAGCACTCCACTCACACGTGGGCTGACCGTAAGCGTGAGCTGACGGCCTCCTCGTCGTCCCGCTGGGCCGGTTCGGTCACCTCCAGCACGCATGATCAGTGGGGCCTGTCCCGGCGCGCTCAGCATGCTCATCTGCAAGGGCTGGACGCCGGTATCAAGACGGTGCGGCACCGCCTGTCGCTGCCGGTCGGCGAGAAGGGCAGCAAGCGTGCCCCGGGCGGTTACCGGTCGAAACACGAGTGGTTCGTCAAGTCCCGGCGGCTGGCGGTTTTGGAGAAGCGGCGTTCGGTTGTTGCCGCTGACCGGGAGAGGGGGAAGGTCTCGGTGGTGCGCGGCGGCCGGAAGCTCGCGAACACCCGGCACAACCTGGCCGCCGCCGCTGTGAACGAAACGCGGTGGCGGGAGCGGTGGGAGGCGGCACGCTGGTTCCTGTCGGCCGACGGGGAGTGCGGGAAGCGCTTCGGGAACGAGACGATCCGGATCACCCCCGATGGGGAGATCAGCATCAAGCTGCCCGTGCCACTGGCCGAGCTGGCGAACGCGAAGCACGGCCGGTACGTCCTCGCGGCGAAGGCGGTGTTCCCCTACCGGGGCCAGGAGTGGCGCGACCGCATCGAAGCGAACCGTGCCGTGGCCTACCGCGTCCACCTCGACACCGCCTCCGGCCGCTGGTACGTGGACGCGTCCTGGACCCGTAAAGCCCTTCCCGCTGTGCCGCTGGACACGCTGCGGGCGCAGGGTGTGGTCGGTGTGGACACCAACGCGGATCACCTCGCCGCATGGCTGCTCGATGAGCACGGCAACCCGGTCGGTGAGCCGCGCCGCTTCGACTACGACCTGTCCGGCACCGCTGACCACCACGACGCGCAACTGCGCCACGCCCTCACCCGCCTGCTGCACTGGGCCAAGACCACCGGCGTCCAGGCCATCGCCATCGAAGACCTCGACTTCACCGACTCCAAGACCCGCGAGAAACACGGCCGCAAGAAGAGCTTCCGGCAGCTCATCTCGGGCATCCCCACCGGCAAACTCCGTGCCCGGCTGCTATCGATGTGCGCGGAGACCGGACTCGGCGTGATCGCCGTCGACCCTGCCTACACCAGCATGTGGGGCGCGCAGCACTGGCAGAAGCCGCTGACCACCACACACCGCAAGACCAGCCGACACGCCGCCGCCCCGGTGGCCATCGGCAGGCGCTCCCTCGGACACCCGATCCGGCGACGGACGGCACCGCCCCGCCAGCACCAGAGCGATGCTCGCGGGCATCGGACCGCCCAGGCCGGACCAGGTGACCGGGGGCGTGAGGGAAACCGCCCCCGCGTACCCGGACCACGGACACGATCCGATGGAGCTGAACGCGGCAGGAACGCGGTGGACCAGAACGCCCAAGACCGTTCGGGGCGCTCGGCTGAGCGTGGGTTCTGGCGACAGGACTCACTCCCGCTCAGTCTTTAG
- a CDS encoding ectoine synthase, with translation MIVRSFKDIEGTDRHVKAKSGTWESKRIVLAKERVGFSLHETTLYAGTETSMWYANHIEAVLCVEGEAELTNDENGEKHLITPGTMYLLDGHEKHTMRIKKDFRCVCVFNPPVTGREDHDENGVYPLLTEPEPEAETV, from the coding sequence GTGATCGTCCGATCCTTCAAGGACATCGAAGGCACCGACCGCCACGTCAAGGCCAAGTCGGGCACCTGGGAGAGCAAGCGCATCGTGCTCGCCAAGGAGCGCGTCGGCTTCTCGCTGCACGAAACCACCCTGTACGCCGGTACGGAGACCTCGATGTGGTACGCGAACCACATCGAAGCCGTACTCTGCGTAGAGGGCGAGGCCGAGCTCACGAACGACGAGAACGGCGAGAAGCACCTCATCACGCCGGGCACGATGTACCTGCTCGACGGGCACGAGAAGCACACCATGCGGATCAAGAAGGACTTCCGCTGCGTCTGCGTCTTCAACCCGCCGGTCACCGGCCGCGAGGACCACGACGAGAACGGGGTCTACCCGCTGCTCACCGAGCCGGAGCCCGAGGCCGAGACGGTCTGA
- a CDS encoding IS607 family transposase → MNLTEWAKTQGVHPQTAYRWFREGTLPVPAQRVGPRMVLVNIEANAAPEAVGGLGLYARVSSHDQKADLERQLARLVAWAATAGHRVVRVESEVGSGMNGGRSKAKRLLADPEVTTVVVEHKDRLGRMNVELVEAALSAAGRRLVVLDAGEVEDDLVRDMVEVLTSLCARLYGRRSAKNRAAKALEAASHG, encoded by the coding sequence GTGAATCTGACGGAATGGGCGAAGACGCAGGGTGTGCATCCGCAGACCGCGTATCGCTGGTTCCGTGAGGGGACGCTGCCGGTACCGGCTCAGAGGGTCGGGCCGCGCATGGTTCTGGTGAACATCGAGGCGAACGCCGCGCCGGAGGCGGTTGGCGGGCTGGGCCTGTATGCCCGGGTCTCTTCGCATGATCAGAAGGCTGATCTGGAGCGGCAGTTGGCGCGTCTGGTCGCGTGGGCGGCCACGGCCGGTCACCGGGTTGTGCGTGTGGAGTCCGAGGTCGGTTCGGGCATGAACGGCGGCAGGTCGAAGGCGAAGCGGCTGCTGGCCGATCCTGAGGTGACCACGGTTGTCGTGGAGCACAAGGACCGGTTGGGCCGGATGAATGTGGAGCTGGTTGAGGCCGCGTTGTCCGCGGCCGGCCGTCGTCTGGTCGTCTTGGATGCTGGTGAGGTTGAGGACGACCTGGTCCGCGACATGGTCGAGGTGCTGACGTCGTTGTGCGCCCGCCTGTACGGGCGCCGGTCGGCGAAGAACCGCGCGGCGAAGGCTCTTGAAGCGGCGTCGCATGGCTGA